The Gemmatimonadales bacterium DNA window CGTCGCCGATCACCGCCGCCGTCTTGCCGGGGCCCGCGCGCGCGGCTCGCGCCGCGTGGTGGCCGGTGCCCATCACGTCCGAGAGCGTGAGCAGCGACGGCATCAGACCGTCGTCCGGCCCCACCGGGAGTTTGACCAGGGTGCCGTCGGCATGCGGCGCGCGAACCGCCTCACCCTGGCCGCCGTCCTGCTCAATGCCGCCCCACCAGCCGCCGTGCAGACACGACGTCTGCAGCCCCTCCCGGCAGAACTCGCAGGTTCCGTCCGAGATGGCGAACGGCGCCACGACCACGTCGCCGCGCTTCACCGTGCGCACCTCGGCGCCGACGTCCTCCACGATGCCGACGAACTCGTGGCCCATGCGCACGCCCGTGGCGCTCGGCTCCATCTCCTTGTACGGCCAGAGGTCGCTGCCACAGATGCACGCCCGCGTCACGCGGACGAGGGCGTCGGTCGGCACCTTGATGCGGGCGTCGGGGACGTGCTCGACGCGGACGTCACCCGCACCGTACATGATGGTTGCGCGCATTCTGACCGCCCTGCTCGTTTGAACCTGGTTAGCGCCGGGCCTGCAGCCCGCGCTGGTATTCGTCGTCGCGCACCTTCTCCATCCACTCGACGGCCTTCCCGTCGAGGGCCTCCTGGATGGCGATGTGCGTCATCGCCGTCGTTGGCGAAGCCCCGTGCCAGTGCTTCTCGCCCGGCTCGAACCAGACCACGTCTCCCGGGCGGATCTCC harbors:
- a CDS encoding zinc-dependent alcohol dehydrogenase family protein, which gives rise to MRATIMYGAGDVRVEHVPDARIKVPTDALVRVTRACICGSDLWPYKEMEPSATGVRMGHEFVGIVEDVGAEVRTVKRGDVVVAPFAISDGTCEFCREGLQTSCLHGGWWGGIEQDGGQGEAVRAPHADGTLVKLPVGPDDGLMPSLLTLSDVMGTGHHAARAARAGPGKTAAVIGDGAVGLCGVIAARRLGAESVILLGRHADRIALAREFGATEIVSERGDAAIERVRELTRGLGAHSVLECVGSEPAMLTAMRIARPGGAVGRVGVPHYGATPWAQESFYDNVTVSGGPAPVRAYIAELLPDVLEGRIQPGRVFDRVTSLEGVPDGYRAMNDRKAIKVMIAF